CCGTCGGTTTCGACGGCGGCGCGGCCCGCCTCGAGGCGGGCGATCGGCACCCGGAACGGTGAACACGACACGTAGTCGAGCCCGACCTCGTGGAAGAAGTGCACCGAGTCGGGGTCGCCGCCGTGCTCGCCGCAGACGCCCAGCTTGAGATCGGGGCGGGCGGCGCGGCCCTCCTCTATCGCGATCCGGATCAGCCGGCCGACCCCGTCGCGGTCGATCGACTCAAACGGTGAGATGCCGAAGATGCCCAGTTCCAGATAGCGCCAGAAGAACGCGCCCTCGACGTCGTCGCGGCTGAAGCCCCACGACATCTGGGTCAGGTCGTTGGTGCCGAAGGAGAAGAACTGCGCGGCCTCGGCGATCTGGCCGGCCGTCAACGCCGCCCGCGGCACCTCGATCATCGTGCCGATCAACACCTCGACGCCGCTGTCGGCGACCACCTCGGCGATGATCCGTTCGGCCTCGGTGCGCACCGTCTCCAGCTCCTGCACGGCGCCGACCAGCGGCACCATGATCTCCGGCTTCGGCGTGCCGCCGGCCCTGGCCCGATCGACCGCGGCCTCGACGATCGCCCGCACCTGCATCCCGAACAGGCCCGGGATGACCAGCCCGAGCCGCACACCGCGCAGCCCCAGCATCGGGTTCTGCTCGTGCATCCGGCGCACGGCCGCGAGCAGCTTCTCGTCGCGGCCGACGTCTTCGCCGCGTTCCTGCGCGACGGCCACGTGCACCGCGAGTTCCTCGAGCGGCGGCAGGAACTCGTGCAGCGGCGGGTCGATCAACCGGACGGTGACCGGCAGCCCGTCCATCTCGCGGAAGATCTCGACAAAGTCGGCCCGCTGCAACGGGAGCAGCTCGTCCAGCGCCGCGTCCCGCTCGGTCGGGGTGTTGGCCAGGATCAGCCGCTCGACCAGCTCGCGCCGGTCACCGAGGAACATGTGCTCGGTGCGGCACAGCCCGATGCCCTGCGCGCCGAACCGGCGGGCCCGGGCCGAGTCCGTGCCGGTGTCGCTGTTGGCCCGCACCGCCAGCCGGCGCCGCGCGTCGGCGTGCGACATGATCCGGTGCACCGCGGTGACGAGGTGGTCATCCGTCTGCGCGGGGTCGAGCGTGCCCTCGAAGTAGCGGACCACCTCGGAGGGCTGCACCGGCACCTCGCCCAGGTAGATCTTCCCGGTGGTGCCGTCGATCGAGATCACGTCGCCCTCCGCGACGGTCGTACCGTTGACGCTGAACTTCTTGCCCCGCACGTCGACCACGACGGTGTCGGCGCCGCAGACGCAGGTCTTGCCCATCCCGCGGGCGACCACGGCCGCGTGGCTGGTCTTGCCGCCGCGGGAGGTCAGGATGCCCTGCGCGGCGAT
This genomic interval from Asanoa ferruginea contains the following:
- the ppdK gene encoding pyruvate, phosphate dikinase, which gives rise to MTKFVYDFAEGNKDLRDLLGGKGANLAEMTNIGLPVPPGFTITTEACRAYLDSGREPEGLAVEIAKHLDGLESAMGRKLGEPGDPLLVSVRSGAAFSMPGMMETVLNVGLNDASVDGLSRQAGGNDRFAWDSYRRLIQMFGKTVCDVPGDEFEHAIDAAKQAKSTDDDLDLDADDLRTLVGSFKKIFAKHTGRDFPQDPKEQLDLAIRAVFESWNADRAVLYRRQERIPTDLGTAVNVVAMVFGNLGADSGTGVAFTRDPASGAQGTYGDYLANAQGEDVVAGIRNTIPLQDLEKLDKTSYAELMRIMATLEEHYKDLCDIEFTIERGKLWMLQTRVGKRTAAAAFIIAAQLVDEGVIDLDEALHRVTGAQLGQLMFPRFDLSGRPSQLAKGVGASPGAAVGKVVFDAQTAKDMAAGGDDVILVRRETNPDDLPGMIAAQGILTSRGGKTSHAAVVARGMGKTCVCGADTVVVDVRGKKFSVNGTTVAEGDVISIDGTTGKIYLGEVPVQPSEVVRYFEGTLDPAQTDDHLVTAVHRIMSHADARRRLAVRANSDTGTDSARARRFGAQGIGLCRTEHMFLGDRRELVERLILANTPTERDAALDELLPLQRADFVEIFREMDGLPVTVRLIDPPLHEFLPPLEELAVHVAVAQERGEDVGRDEKLLAAVRRMHEQNPMLGLRGVRLGLVIPGLFGMQVRAIVEAAVDRARAGGTPKPEIMVPLVGAVQELETVRTEAERIIAEVVADSGVEVLIGTMIEVPRAALTAGQIAEAAQFFSFGTNDLTQMSWGFSRDDVEGAFFWRYLELGIFGISPFESIDRDGVGRLIRIAIEEGRAARPDLKLGVCGEHGGDPDSVHFFHEVGLDYVSCSPFRVPIARLEAGRAAVETDGSDSR